One Flavobacterium sp. 90 DNA segment encodes these proteins:
- a CDS encoding GIY-YIG nuclease family protein → MNIVYILHSDKLNRFYIGFTSNFDTRLEFHKNAESHKFTSNADDWTLFLKIACECKTEALLIEKHIKKMKSKTYIENLIKYPDIILKLKNKYNQNC, encoded by the coding sequence ATGAATATTGTTTACATTCTTCATTCCGATAAACTTAACCGATTTTATATTGGATTCACTTCTAATTTTGATACGAGATTGGAATTTCATAAAAATGCCGAATCTCATAAATTCACATCAAACGCCGATGATTGGACATTATTTCTCAAAATAGCTTGCGAATGCAAAACCGAAGCACTATTAATTGAGAAGCACATTAAAAAAATGAAAAGCAAAACTTATATCGAAAATCTAATTAAATACCCCGATATAATTTTAAAACTAAAAAATAAATATAACCAAAACTGTTAA